A region of Paenibacillus sp. 37 DNA encodes the following proteins:
- a CDS encoding PDZ domain-containing protein, with amino-acid sequence MEWVWPWLTTLGEALLQLFIQPFYYIAVILIALIYHRQLLQERKLFHVRLQSSITQTIRAVLGGILIGTIVSILSLFLGAHLTLGSLICIWAATLILSLFRIRYLCFAYAAGLLGVVQFGLNLASGWQPSGWMGTITETLRALDMPALLVLAALLHMGEALLVRMQGVSMASPLLFEGKRGKLVGGYQLQQFWAIPLLILVPVTGGGAELAWNPLMNAGHSYMLVALPIMLGFGEITQSMLPGQKVQISSKRLMIYGATLLVFSLLAAWWSPLMVVAALIAFIGHEFLVWYSAFEEQNRSPVFVHPQHGLKVLAVIPESPAADLGIEAGETLYKVNGKLVHSPEELHRALRMNPAFCKLEVRNHQGESKFMQRAIYEGEHHQLGVIMAPDNHEVWAIRLRPLTLFHIINLKLFARLKKPQRDEAPLALPPAPVASDKGSIEM; translated from the coding sequence ATGGAATGGGTATGGCCGTGGTTAACTACATTAGGGGAAGCTTTGTTGCAGTTGTTTATTCAGCCGTTTTATTATATTGCGGTGATCCTGATTGCGCTGATCTATCATCGTCAGTTACTGCAGGAGCGTAAATTGTTTCATGTCCGTTTGCAAAGCTCGATAACACAGACGATTCGTGCGGTGCTCGGAGGCATACTCATCGGTACCATTGTCTCGATCTTGTCCCTATTCCTTGGTGCACATCTTACACTGGGAAGTCTCATATGCATATGGGCTGCAACATTAATTCTATCCTTGTTCCGTATCCGGTATCTGTGCTTTGCCTACGCGGCCGGGTTGCTGGGTGTGGTGCAATTTGGTTTGAATCTGGCTTCAGGCTGGCAACCATCCGGTTGGATGGGCACTATCACGGAAACGCTTCGTGCCCTGGATATGCCTGCACTGCTTGTCCTAGCGGCGCTTCTACATATGGGTGAAGCCCTGTTGGTACGCATGCAGGGGGTATCGATGGCATCACCACTTCTCTTCGAGGGGAAACGTGGGAAACTGGTTGGTGGATATCAACTGCAACAGTTCTGGGCCATTCCTCTACTGATTCTTGTTCCCGTCACAGGAGGTGGCGCGGAGCTGGCATGGAATCCACTGATGAATGCAGGACATAGTTATATGCTGGTTGCATTGCCCATCATGCTCGGATTTGGTGAGATAACGCAGAGTATGCTTCCGGGACAAAAGGTGCAGATCTCATCAAAGCGGTTGATGATATACGGGGCAACTTTGCTCGTGTTCAGCTTGCTTGCTGCATGGTGGTCTCCACTCATGGTGGTTGCTGCGCTAATTGCATTTATTGGACATGAATTTCTGGTATGGTACAGCGCGTTTGAAGAGCAAAACCGGAGTCCGGTATTTGTCCATCCGCAGCATGGGCTGAAGGTATTGGCTGTTATTCCGGAGAGTCCTGCTGCAGATTTGGGGATTGAAGCAGGAGAGACCTTGTACAAGGTGAACGGTAAGTTGGTTCATTCACCAGAAGAGTTACATCGTGCCCTGCGGATGAACCCGGCTTTTTGCAAACTTGAGGTGCGAAATCACCAAGGAGAAAGCAAGTTCATGCAACGAGCGATCTATGAAGGGGAGCATCATCAGCTTGGGGTCATTATGGCACCGGACAATCACGAGGTCTGGGCGATTCGGTTACGTCCACTGACGCTGTTCCATATCATCAATCTCAAATTGTTTGCCCGCTTGAAAAAACCACAAAGGGACGAAGCCCCATTGGCGTTACCGCCAGCCCCTGTGGCCAGTGATAAAGGATCCATAGAGATGTAA